In Aedes albopictus strain Foshan chromosome 3, AalbF5, whole genome shotgun sequence, the following are encoded in one genomic region:
- the LOC115262953 gene encoding endothelin-converting enzyme 1: MATQVEDKFMAMNVEAATRFRTFQPTAMTITKESSCRIFCRRFFICILLVAVVALSSIVYAVYSYASNLSDVCHTKECLRSAAAFKQNMNLQADPCEDFYSYVCGNWADDHPRPARHGAYSWYDERQTKIYRNIRIQLEANVTRSDPKPVAQAKSMYKACLSEANRERYGFTAVQSYLKEFGLPLTPTLLNRTKTSARKYKFDWISSVAKIQRKLGLNVIVGFNIEQDHQDKNRNRLTLEYHYRPDELRFPAYEWSKLKAKAHGRRPVAVRSSSQDTDESDNESAEEEEEKDGEDDEDEIDTTELAESFARVIEAINPSIDTSGMDEKMNVLAERFAEFHRSLPKPLNSEDESEPEYYTVKQLQNATDHHIKPKKSYPVWQRYLDVLFANQPDAKPSDDEQLQMTPENVEFLGKLIDVVSDQPPALIELYVWGTVASFLVDHEFNDATLEEECAQVVHKLMGLAVSYAIADKSFLERTKPRVEQMLTDIRDEFDQMVLETDWMDAYTKYASLEKSKAMKSLIGFPEWILDDQKLEEHYAGLEISPTRHLENWVTALEFMNTGWLRSWKVKNNEVWDMDPTEVNAYNIFDRNAINIPVAIIQYPFYYLGLDALNYGALGEVLGHELTHGFDNAGRHYDKFGNEKRWWSNHTLQEYDKRAQCLEEQYSSYYVPEAKAFINGTLTLGENIADNGGLREAFRAYRAYVKRNGPEPVLPGFENFSHEQLLFISFGNQYCESISPAVAKYLVEDEHSPSKYRVLGVLSNMPEFSEAFQCPSGSKMNPKKKCRVW; the protein is encoded by the exons ATGGCTACACAAGTCGAGGACAAGTTCATGG CTATGAACGTAGAAGCAGCCACCAGGTTCAGGACCTTCCAGCCAACAGCCATGACCATCACCAAAGAGAG CTCCTGTCGCATCTTCTGCAGACGATTCTTCATCTGCATACTCCTCGTTGCCGTAGTGGCCCTATCGTCGATCGTCTACGCCGTCTACAGCTACGCATCCAACCTATCGGACGTCTGCCATACCAAAGAATGCCTCCGTTCAGCGGCCGCCTTCAAGCAGAACATGAACCTCCAAGCGGACCCGTGCGAAGACTTCTACTCTTACGTCTGCGGAAACTGGGCTGACGATCATCCACGTCCGGCGCGGCATGGCGCCTACAGCTGGTACGACGAACGTCAGACGAAAATCTACCGAAACATACGAATCCAACTGGAGGCCAACGTCACCCGATCGGACCCGAAACCGGTCGCCCAAGCGAAGTCCATGTACAAGGCGTGCCTGAGCGAAGCCAATCGGGAACGGTATGGGTTTACGGCAGTTCAAAGTTACCTGAAGGAGTTTGGCCTTCCATTGACTCCGACGTTGTTGAATCGGACCAAGACTTCCGCCCGCAAGTACAAGTTCGACTGGATTAGCTCGGTGGCCAAGATTCAGCGTAagttgggactgaacgtgatcgTGGGGTTCAACATCGAGCAAGATCACCAGGACAAAAATCGCAACCGGTTGACCTTGGAGTACCACTACAGACCGGACGAGTTGAGATTCCC TGCCTACGAATGGTCTAAGCTGAAGGCGAAGGCTCACGGTCGTCGGCCGGTCGCTGTACGATCCAGCTCGCAGGATACAGACGAGTCGGATAACGAAAGTGCCGAGGAGGAGGAGGAAAAAGACGGAGAGGACGACGAAGATGAAATCGATACTACTGAACTGGCGGAATCGTTTGCGAGGGTGATCGAGGCAATCAACCCAAGCATCGATACCAGCGGGATGGACGAGAAGATGAACGTTTTGGCTGAGAGATTTGCGGAGTTTCATCGATCGCTGCCTAAG CCCCTAAATTCAGAAGACGAATCCGAGCCTGAGTACTACACCGTTAAACAGCTCCAGAACGCAACTGATCATCACATAAAGCCTAAGAAGTCGTATCCTGTGTGGCAGCGCTACCTAGATGTACTGTTTGCCAATCAGCCCGATGCGAAACCTTCCGACGACGAACAACTGCAGATGACTCCGGAGAACGTCGAGTTCCTAGGAAAACTGATCGACGTAGTATCCGATCAACCTCCGGCCCTCATCGAACTGTACGTTTGGGGCACGGTAGCCTCGTTCCTGGTGGACCACGAGTTCAACGACGCCACACTGGAGGAGGAGTGCGCCCAGGTCGTCCACAAACTGATGGGACTGGCGGTCAGCTACGCGATCGCGGACAAGAGCTTCCTGGAGCGGACCAAGCCTCGCGTGGAGCAGATGTTGACCGACATACGGGACGAGTTCGACCAGATGGTGCTGGAGACGGACTGGATGGATGCCTATACGAAGTACGCCTCGCTGGAGAAATCCAAGGCCATGAAGTCGTTGATCGGGTTCCCCGAATGGATATTGGATGATCAGAAGCTGGAGGAACACTATGCAGGG CTGGAGATCAGTCCAACCCGTCACTTGGAGAATTGGGTAACAGCGTTGGAATTCATGAACACGGGATGGCTGCGTTCGTGGAAGGTGAAGAACAATGAGGTGTGGGACATGGATCCAACGGAGGTCAATGCGTACAACATCTTCGATCGGAATGCCATCA ACATTCCAGTAGCCATCATCCAGTATCCATTCTACTATCTTGGATTGGA TGCGCTGAATTACGGAGCCCTTGGAGAGGTTCTGGGTCATGAACTGACCCATGGTTTCGACAACGCCGGTCGTCACTACGACAAATTCGGCAACGAGAAACGCTGGTGGTCCAATCATACCCTGCAGGAGTACGACAAACGAGCCCAGTGCCTAGAGGAGCAGTACAGTTCGTACTACGTTCCAGAGGCGAAGGCTTTT ATCAACGGCACGCTGACGCTTGGAGAGAACATTGCCGACAACGGAGGTCTTCGGGAAGCGTTCCGAGCTTACCGGGCGTACGTCAAACGAAATGGTCCCGAACCAGTGCTGCCaggtttcgagaatttctcccatGAACAGTTGCTGTTCATCTCGTTTGGAAAT CAATACTGTGAATCGATTAGTCCAGCGGTGGCCAAGTACTTGGTTGAAGATGAGCACAGTCCGTCCAAATATCGAGTGCTGGGAGTGCTGAGCAACATGCCGGAGTTCAGCGAAGCATTCCAGTGTCCCAGTGGAAGCAAAATGAATCCGAAGAAAAAGTGTCGGGTGTGGTGA